The sequence GGCTACCTTGTAGTCCTTGCAATAAAGTAGAAGTGTAAGAAGCATTATCTAGGGCCCAAATCCGTTATTGATTCATCATTGATAGATGGATAGACTGACGGATTAATAGATAAATCAAATGAGGTTGAGAGAAGAACAGAAGTTTCACTTGTGGGAGATGTTGGGTTATGCGTATGTTTTAGAACATCTTTATGTGCAACTTTTAGATAAGCAGGCTTTGTGATTTCTGGCAAGTCGGTTATAGAAGGATTTGAAAGCATTGCATATACACTAATCATGGGTGGACGAAGTGATGCATCTTCTTGTGTACATAGAAGACCAATGTGAATGTATCTTGAAACTTGTTCACTAGTAATACTCTCAACTATATCCTtgtcaattatatcaataatattTCCTTTGCTATAATATCTCCATACCTGCAAAAGAATATGGTTTAAAACTGAGGGAACATATATCCTTTTCTATAATATATCTTAAAAAATTATAGCTTAAAAGAAAATTATACCAAAATGATTTTATCTTACCCTATCTAATTGGCTTTGAAATTCAGGGAACAATTTAACATCAGTGTTCTTTCTTCCACATATAATTTCTAAAATGACAATGCCAAAACTATAGATATCAGCTTTAGCAGATAAATGCCCTAGCATAGCGTACTCTGGTGCCATATAACCACTGCATACCAAAAAAGAAATATCAATTTTAATAACAACTTCAACAATTactctaaaaataaaaattacttctAAAAAATAACAAGAATAAGTTTTtaaataataaaggaaaaaaaaactaAATGAAAGTACAAAATTTGTTGTGATcaaatatatatgttttatatgTCATTAATTCACAGCATGTTCCCTAAACTACTATTTTATGAGGATAATTAATAGCAATTGTTGAGTAACAAATAAGGGATCGAGAAGGGAAGTTATCCTAGTTCCATCAAGTAAATGCAGTTCTCAGATACTTACTATGTTCCTGCAACCTTTGTGTTGACAAAAGTCTCATCTTGACCAACCAGTCTTGCTAAGCCAAAATCTGATATCTTTGGTTCCAACTTCTCATTAAGCAAAATGTTGCTTCCCTTAATGTCTCGATGAATGATCTTCAGCTGAGAATCTTCATGCAGGTATAGGAGGCCACGCCCTACTCCACATATGATGTTCAAACGCCTGTTCCAGTCAAGTACCTTTTTCCGCTCTGGATCTGTAGCCATACGTTAAAATAAATTACCAAAGATAAGAACCAGTGTTTTGTGACTTAGAATTTAACTAGCCAAGAAATGAACAAGTACTGTATCACTTTCCTTCTTAGAACTAGAATGAATAAACTCACGAAATAGTATTTTGTCAAGGCTTGTGTTAACTAAAAACTCATAAACAAGCAGGCGTTCTGATCCCTCTGCGCAACATCCAAGAAGATTCACAAGATTACGATGCTGAATTTTGGCCACCAGCTTGACTTCATTTAGAAACTCCACTTTTCCTTGCGAAGATTTTAAGGAGAGCTTCTTTACTGCTATTTGTTTTCCATCCGGCATTGTACCCTAACATAGAAGAACACATAACAATTAAGCTTATACCTATCACAATTGACAACATGGAAATCTTGTCTTCCATTATTTGGAAAATATGGTAAAACGAAGAGTTTTGTATTTAGTTATTTGGATATAATAGAAGAAAGGAAAAAAGTTATATGTAGAAGACGACGAGCTTATTTGATAATTTTAAGGAGAATTCATTCTTCACTTTAATAGTGTAGCAAATATGTATTTAAGACGATAAATTGCCTGTAAATATTTCTAGTTCTATCTGAAAATTCTGCGCTTGAGGACATATCTGTgatcaaaagaaaaataattttctgAAACAGACATGAAATATGTAACTCTAGACTTGATTAATTCAATAATGTAAATTGTGTGGCTGTCCAGAACAAGGAAACATTATGTTTGGGTTTTCTTATAGTTAATGTTACCTTGTATACAGAGCCAAATCCTCCCTCACCGAGTTTATTATTTTCATCGAAATTTCTAGTTGCAACCTTGATATTCTCCAAGGTAAACACCAATTCAGGCTCCTGGCTGAACACCGAATCCATATCTGCATCTGGATTCATTCGAGATAAGTAATTAGTATTACAgaagagaaaacaaaaatagaaatcagAATTTCGCATCTATGGTCCGTTGATATGTTACCTCTCCTCACGATTTCTGGCTTCCCTAATATTACAGACTTCAATTTTCTTCGGAACGCAAACAGACATAACAGTAGCACCACCAACAAGCCGCCGagaatacccaaaacaataaccaGTTTATTCGAAGATTTTTCTGCAGAGTAGATTCCTTTAAGTCTTTAGTAATCTAATATAAACCCAATTAAAacgttgttatttaaaaaaatgcGTTGCGAATTCGGTCAGAGGAATATTATTTTTGAGAGTAGATTCTATGATTTTAGTTTTTAGTTTGAACGAACACAAATTCTGCTAAAGTTATGAATTCTTGAAGGTAATAGATTTGTGGGAGACTTCTTTCAATCTTCCTGACCTTATTTTCTGTGATAACCGTTACTATTAGAAAATCTTTTTATACTCTCTTTAAACATCTTAGTATATTTTAATCCTTTTACAAaagaatttttaaaaagataagaaAAATAAACTAATAACAGGAACGATGACAGGTATTACTTAGGAGATGCATAATATTTACAGGTTCTATCAGCAAAACCCATGGCCGATCATTATAATTTCTTCTGTATTCCTATTGAAGTTATGGATTCTTTGGAGTGGTAGGTTTGTGAAGACCTTTGcttattttcattaattatttcgAAATCTTTTTATAATCTCTTTAATCATcttatttaatatattttcatcCCTTAAAAAACCTATAGCAGATATTACTTAGGAAGTGCTTAATAGTTACAGATTAATTCAGCAAAACCCATGGTAGATCATTGTAATTTCTTCTTTATTTTTTCCTATAAAGTTATGAACTCTGGGGGGCGGTAGATTTAAATGAATTCTGGGGGGAGGTAGATTTATCCAGACCCCTTTGAATCTTCTTTTATCTTATTTTCTGTGATAATCATAACTATTTGAAAGTCCTTAGATATAATCTCTTTAAACATATTGTTTCATATATTTTGATCCCTTTAAAATGAACAAAACTAAAAATTCTAATAACAGCACCTATGACAAGTATTAAACTAATAACAGTACCTATGACAAGTATTAAACTAATAACAGCACATATCACAGGTTTACTTAGGAGATGCATAATATTTACAGGCTCTATCAGTAAAACCCATGGCTGCACATCTATAACAAAAAAATCTAATAACACCTATGGCAGATATTAAACTAATAACAGCACTTATCACAGGTATTACTTAAGAGATGCATAATATTTACAGGCTCTATCAGAAAAAACCATTGTTGATTAGGGTTTCTTTGTCGTTGTTCATGCACATCTATCCTTTAGTAAATATTTGCTATCGCAGTAATCAGCATACAAGGATAATTTAAATTAGATTGGAAAAAAAAACGATACGCATATTACTTGGTGTAGGAGGCAATAAGACTGAGCTAAAACGTGCCATGCAACTTCCCAAGCCGGCGACAGCTCCAAGACGAGTTCCATTCTCAGTCGCATCCAGCACTTTCTTAATTGCAGTTGATAAGCATGAGTTGCAGTCGCTAACATTAGTCACATCTTTCCAGCACTGGACGAAACCGAATGTTTGGTAAGTCACAGAAGCATTTGTTTGTCCAGAAGAATATCGACCAGGCGAACGAAGGGCTTCAGCTGACAGATTTTGTAAAAGTGCCTTAACTGCCGCACTAAACAAATTAGGATCACCTAGGGCCTTGGCTGTACCGGGATCAACCTGACCGTCGATACTTAGTTGTCCGCCGAAAGGATAATTCTCATAGCGTATGTAGCAGTTGTCCAGCCAAACTCTAGCGCCTATGGCATCTTTACAAGAGTTGCGGACGGTGGTATTTGCTTCTCGTGAACAGTTGAGGCATTCTTCTCTGCTTACGTCTCCCAGACATTGGAGGAGTCCCGAAGCTTTGTCTGCACCTTGGCCGGAAGTAGAGATATTGAAACCATTTGACGACGATGTATTATCTACAAGATTATTAAGAACGATGTTCAAATTACTCCGGAATTTGGTGCTTGTATTGGTATTGCCGTTGCATATTTTGATCTGTCCGTTGCATATTGGTACGAGTTGAGCAATGAACAGCAGAGTGATGCCAACAAACAGCAAAACACGGAGCGAGTGCGGAAAGATTGCACTCCAGACCATCTGCATGCTGTATTTACCTTGGGGATTCTCTTACAAGCTAGACTTCAAAGTATTTCTCTTCACTGATATATATTTTTCAGAAGGTTTCCTCGGACGTTTATGGATCATGCGGATCTTACATTGCGCATCTTCTTAATACCTAATTGAAAAcaaatataacatttatatataaataaatagaaaGGTATCAAAGTTAATCTGTGGaagattcaatttatttatttatatcttctTAATCTCAGTAATTGAGAGTTAGTCTAATCATCTAGAGGTTAGGTTTTTATAGGGAAAGCATATTTATAATCTTTTAGAAGGATGTGGAATGGACCTCATCAACACAACGAGCAAATCAAAAGTTGAACTCATGATTTAGATTATGTGAATCAAGGAGCTAACTCTAAtgatttatttgaaaaaaatatactAATCTAGATGTTATTAATGTTAAGATGTTTGAcatgttaaataaatatttttaattagtaAAAGTTTTATTTGTCATTGAAATTCACTTATgtataaaattgaattttacagATATATACTTTAATAAACATTACCATACATTTAAACTCTATTAATCGTTTAGACAAAAACCTCTTTTAATATCCTTTAACCACATTTGAAGAAAATGCTGTTATGGAAAAGAGATTCTTCATAATAAAAGTGGTAAATATAAATGAATGTATAATATTCTATAACAATTTttataaaatatgatttaaaatataaaaaactctgCGACTATCAGATTCCAGGTCTTCCTCGTACCCTACGCATATTCTTCAAACAATTGACACTGGACAACAATTGTTACGTCTTATTCGCCTTTACTTTTGCTTTCTGGTTTTGTCTTTTAACAGAGCAATTATTCAAGACGAACAGTGGCCCACAATTCTTGAAACTTTCAAGATACATGTCCTTGACCTTCAGAAGGATAAGACTTAAAGCACTGAGCGGCCTGTAATGATAATTGACAACAAACAACTCATGTGGTCTTCCTGTGAATGGTAGTTGTTACATCTTTATCATTTTTTAATATTGTGGAAGAGTTACCTGCCATTGTTTTAAAGGTGATTTTGTCCTTTGAAGTTGAGAGCATTGAAAAATCTCTATAGATGCGTGAATGGCCACGACTTGTTGATAGCACAACTTGCTAAATTGGTGGTAAGATTTTTAGCCGCCCTTTGGTGACCGCTGGCCTGGTGTCACCCAATAGAGTAAGGGCAATAGGAAGCAATTAACTTCAACGGACCTTTTTTCAATCATAAAATGAAACTCAATTTTATCCATAACTTCAGGTTGATTTTTTCAATCCTAATAAAAATCTTCATAAATGCATATCTCTTCAGCTGAGAATAAAGTAAAAATTGGTTTTTGTCAGTAAAAATGTTTggttatgttttcaattttattaattatttttataaatgaatGTCTTTTGAACGGATGTTAAGTCAAGATTCAATTCTATTTGGTTATTTTTCAACTCTATTAATAATAGTTATGAATGCATATCTTTTGAGCTGACAAGTGAAGATTCATCTCTATCAATAATAATATTTGGTTATTTTTTTAATACTAATAATAATTCTtataaaatgtaaatcttttagttAGTTATAACAATTAAATCAAATTCTTAAATCaatataatgaaaaataaataaataaatcataatgaTTAAATTTTGTTGTTAAGTAATAGTAGTAATTGCTAGCACACAAATCCAACTCATTTATCTATTTAGTCATGTATtataatgacaaaaaaaaaactatttattttattattatttactttcCTCAAATATTCTAGACCATCACTCTATGAGCATCTAAGCTTATTTGGTCACCTTCACCACAAATAGATTACCTTTTTTGGGCTCCacctttttctcaattttttaattGAATTACTTATCTTTTTTTCTAAACTATTAGTGTTATTGTTGGACACAAACTTTACCTAAGACAAGGTTGGTGGGGGATGCCACTATAGATTCTGAAAACTATGTTAGAGAAGATGACacttattttgcattcttaaaTCATTCATGTATCTCCATGTTTCTTAGAAAGTGTTGTCAGGGACATGAGAAGAAACAAATTAACATTTGTATTATACAAAATATTGGGGAGCTActaagcatttcaaaattgaaagATTTGAGTGGCTATGAATTAGACGCCCATGTTGGACAAatgtaaattatattattttattatcatgTCTATTGGTTGCATATTATTCTAGGTGTAAATTTTTGCAAGTGGTTTTTTGACTCTTATTTTGGGAAACCATTGGGTTTTCCCTCTCACAAGTTTATATAAGTTGCAACCATGAGATGGTAGTATTATGTTGAGTTCTTGTAGGTAATAGGGTGCTACTAAGTCCCGAAGAGAGTAGAGTAGTGAAGGGTATTGTTATATATGTCTTTGTAAAGCTTAATCTTGTACTTGCCCTCTTCTTCAGGTAAAGTTTTTTCTTGAAAGAGTTTCTCCACATAAATTTGATGTCTCTTAtggtttattattttttctatgaACTATGAATATGTAATAAATTAATCTCAAgctataaatttattatttttagattTCAATATTGTAACTTACACTTGTTATTTTGAGATTTGATCCATATATCAATACTTGTATATGATTATTTAGGATTGTGTCTACCACCATTATTTTTGTATTGGCAACTATATGGTGCACTTTACAAGATAGTTATAGTATTATTTTAGTTTGTATATTATGTTGTTATTTTAGTTGATTATGCTTATTCATCATCATTTAATTATTCTCATGTTTATGATGTTTGACCTCATTAGAGGAAATTATGTGTTTCAACAATatatatgcatgagtatctttggTGCATGTTGAGTGAGTTATGTACAAGGTATCGAAATAACCTAGATCCACAAATCTAAGTGTACTCTGATAGTGGTTAATAGTAAATATCAAACTAGCTAATTATCACTATAAATTACCCACCATACTTAGTTGAGTATGATTTCCTAGATTATAACTAGAATTATACCCCAAAAACCATGGTGCAGGAGCACACAGAGAAAACCAATACCACCTGAGAAAAATGTTTTAGTTTGTTAAGTCCATTTTGTTTTGGGATTGTTGGGTATGTCTTCATGTTGTCAACTTCAATTTTATAATTCACATAGCTATGATAAGGATGTTAAATATGGTCTCTTCTTGGCTTGTATTCAAGGAATGAACATGATTAGAaggaaatttgaaatattgaaaaaactattttcatattttttctagtttttctacaTGTTAGAAATTAgaatttttgaaggccttcggagCATTTTGAGTCctgagtagaaagttatgtctacttaaagttaggacaaaacatcatatagtttttttaaaatttcatagttttggatttaattatgtaaataaacaaatatgactattgggtttcgattctcaagaGTTTTTGGTGACCCTTGCAATCTAATGAATTGTTATATGTTTGATTTTCAAATTGAATGGactactttttggcttgcttcaattccgTGTTTACCTTGTTCgtgtaaacaaatccacaataccacaggttctcacttaggtgttgtcatctgaATTCATAATTTGGATCAGTGGTATCAAAAAAAGTTAGCTCCTATATGTAAGATCACACACGACCAACATATAAAaaattggggttggaaacaagaaATCCTTTAGACTACCTTCCATTGAGATGCACACTATTGCAGATGGCTAAGTTGTAGAGTGACGATGACATTAAAGCGTTGGTTGCATATGCATTAACAAAAcaatgtgaagaaatgatggagcaaatCAAGAAAATGTTGTAAAGTCATGGGTCAAAAGAAAACCCACCATTCAAAGagtatacaccattcaaggtgcaagtaaATTTCAATATACCCATGtttcaaggaaagattgatgtggatgttgttgatgattgggtttcaaaactggaaaggtaTTTCTCTGTCCACCAACTCTTAGATAAAGAGAATATAACTTTCACTCTTCGCAAAGCTAAAAATCATGTGACAGATTCAtgggaagcaaagttagcatccaaggTAGCAGAAACTAATAGtacttttatttttgatcaaaaaatcacatggggagaattcatggagcacataaaggaagaatattttcctgtagatacatatgaacataaatatatgTAGTGGCAATTGCTTAGACAAAAAAGGGACCGAAATATTTAGGAATATGctaatatgtttcatgctttaGCAGCAAATCTTGGCATCAAGATTATGAGAAGCACCAAGTTTTGAAATATCAAAGTGGGCTCCATTGGTATATCAAAACTGAAATGGAATTTCTAAACATAGAGattttacctagtgcatataaatttgctacaaaaattgaggagaaattcaaagagaaaggaaggagggataactttgcaaacaacaaatagaagggtgaaggtggcaaaaatgcatggaaacaaacctctaaggaaTCTTCTCCCAATTCATCACCGAAAAAGGCATGGGGTATTAAGAAGACACAAGAGAAtagtatgtggtgtgaattccataagagtccctctcataACACAAAAGATTACAGAACCATAAAAAttttaatgatggagacacataaGGACAAGGAAGAACCTAAGGTGGCACAATCTTGCACATAAGAAATATATTAACAAGTCATTAAGGCTGATCCACATGAAATGGTAGCTACTATAAAGATATTGCCCTGGGAGGATGAAGAAAGATTGTTCCACTCATAGATGTGGGTCGGAAAAAAATCCTTgaactttattgttgatagtggaagtcaaaagaacgTAATATCAATAGAGACTATGAAGAGATTGGATCTGAAAACAATAGCACACCcacaaccctattcaatgggataagtaagtcaagggagagatactCAAGTGCATCGATAATGTCACCTTTCAtactctataaagcctttcaaagatgtggTTACTATGATGTATttcctttagatgtttgtgattttctattgggacaaccatatatgtactagcaccatggtgtttatgagtccagaCCTCGCAACATGACAATCAAATTAGGTGAACAGAAATTTTGAATACCAGAGGTGAGCCCTACATACTCTAcatctttgattagtgctaagcaaCATAGGAGGATGGTTTCTAGAACAtgaacattcatattattgatgattcgttctaaagaagaaagaaaatcAGTATATAATTCCCATGCCATCACAAACACTACAATATTGTAGAAAAGATCAATGGATCAGATTTTAATAAAATATGAGAATttgtttaagttaccaactgggTTACATATGTGCTGccaagtgagacacactattgatttCATACTAGGAAATCCAttgcctaatgaaccagtctaccatagatcagtattagaaaataatgatataaaaggcaaatacaagaattgattgagaagggacatattcatcCAAGTGAATCACCCTATGGTAGTCTCATTGTTCTAGAAAAGAAACCAGGATGGAACTTCGatactttgtattgactatagggccttgaacaaaatttcagccaaaaataggtatccacttccccggATAGATGAACTTTTTATCTAGCTTAGAGGGGTCTGATTCTTCACacaaattgatttgaaattggGATACCATCGAGTATCAATTGACTTAgctgatgtgtggaagacaactttcaaatctaaagagggattgtttgaatgactAGTGATGTCTTTCGGTCTAACAAATGCCCCaacgacattcatgagaatgatgaatgatgtactcagACTGTTTGTTGATtcctttgtggtggtatatctggatgacatactcatttttagaaaaacttgggaggaacatttgtaACATGTGGAAAAGATTCTCTCaactttacaagatcatgggcCTTATGCAAACAAAGAACAGTGGTCCTTTCGTATGAAGAGTATTAGATACTTAGGGTATGTTATTGAaagtgagggtgtccatgttgatcctAAGAAGATACAACTGATTAAGGGCTGGCCCTCTCCTAGAAATCTCATAGAGTTACGAAGGTTCCT is a genomic window of Cryptomeria japonica chromosome 7, Sugi_1.0, whole genome shotgun sequence containing:
- the LOC131027885 gene encoding cysteine-rich receptor-like protein kinase 15, with product MQMVWSAIFPHSLRVLLFVGITLLFIAQLVPICNGQIKICNGNTNTSTKFRSNLNIVLNNLVDNTSSSNGFNISTSGQGADKASGLLQCLGDVSREECLNCSREANTTVRNSCKDAIGARVWLDNCYIRYENYPFGGQLSIDGQVDPGTAKALGDPNLFSAAVKALLQNLSAEALRSPGRYSSGQTNASVTYQTFGFVQCWKDVTNVSDCNSCLSTAIKKVLDATENGTRLGAVAGLGSCMARFSSVLLPPTPKKSSNKLVIVLGILGGLLVVLLLCLFAFRRKLKSVILGKPEIVRRDADMDSVFSQEPELVFTLENIKVATRNFDENNKLGEGGFGSVYKGTMPDGKQIAVKKLSLKSSQGKVEFLNEVKLVAKIQHRNLVNLLGCCAEGSERLLVYEFLVNTSLDKILFHPERKKVLDWNRRLNIICGVGRGLLYLHEDSQLKIIHRDIKGSNILLNEKLEPKISDFGLARLVGQDETFVNTKVAGTYGYMAPEYAMLGHLSAKADIYSFGIVILEIICGRKNTDVKLFPEFQSQLDRVWRYYSKGNIIDIIDKDIVESITSEQVSRYIHIGLLCTQEDASLRPPMISVYAMLSNPSITDLPEITKPAYLKVAHKDVLKHTHNPTSPTSETSVLLSTSFDLSINPSVYPSINDESITDLGPR